One genomic segment of Desulforamulus reducens MI-1 includes these proteins:
- a CDS encoding aminotransferase class I/II-fold pyridoxal phosphate-dependent enzyme, with protein MSNNKWSDYINPSVKRIPPSGIRKFFDLAAEMEGVISLGVGEPDFVTPWHIREACVYSLNRGRTSYTSNQGLLELREEIAQYLGSQRVHYDPKKEVLVTVGVSEALDIALRTLIIPGDEVIIPTPCYVSYIPCTALAGGIPVTVQTSMEDNFRLTADKLEAVITPKSKVLLLCFPNNPTGAIMDRETLLQIAELVEKHDLLVIADEIYERLTYNGQHTCFASLPGMRDRTIILNGFSKAYAMTGWRLGYAAGHEDFIAAMNKIHQYTMLCAPITAQVAALEALRNGKSAVDKMVAQYNRRRRLVLHGFKEIGLTCFEPGGAFYAFPYVGDTGLTAAEFAENLLLEEKVAVVPGDVFGPGGEGCIRCSYASSVEDLTEAIKRMGRFIKHRGMKKVKTVYS; from the coding sequence TTGAGTAACAACAAATGGAGTGACTATATTAACCCCTCGGTAAAAAGGATACCACCTTCGGGCATCCGAAAGTTTTTTGACCTAGCTGCAGAAATGGAAGGGGTTATCTCCCTGGGGGTAGGGGAACCGGATTTTGTTACACCCTGGCATATTCGGGAGGCCTGTGTTTACTCCTTAAATAGGGGCAGAACAAGTTACACCAGTAACCAAGGGTTATTGGAACTACGGGAAGAGATTGCCCAATACTTGGGGAGTCAGAGGGTCCATTATGACCCCAAAAAGGAAGTCCTAGTAACTGTTGGGGTTAGTGAAGCGTTGGATATAGCCTTGCGCACCTTGATTATCCCAGGGGACGAAGTAATCATACCCACGCCTTGTTATGTTTCCTATATTCCCTGCACTGCTTTGGCTGGAGGAATACCAGTTACGGTACAAACCAGTATGGAAGATAATTTCCGTCTTACGGCGGATAAATTGGAAGCGGTAATCACGCCAAAGTCAAAGGTGCTGCTGCTGTGTTTCCCCAATAACCCAACTGGTGCGATCATGGATCGAGAGACCCTGCTGCAAATTGCGGAATTAGTAGAAAAACATGATCTGTTGGTTATTGCCGATGAAATTTACGAACGTCTTACCTATAACGGGCAGCATACCTGTTTTGCTTCGTTGCCGGGCATGAGAGATCGCACCATCATATTAAATGGTTTCTCCAAGGCATATGCCATGACTGGCTGGCGGTTAGGTTATGCAGCTGGCCATGAAGACTTTATTGCTGCCATGAACAAAATCCACCAATATACAATGCTCTGCGCACCCATCACGGCACAAGTTGCTGCCCTGGAAGCCCTGCGGAATGGCAAGAGTGCTGTGGATAAAATGGTAGCTCAGTATAATCGTCGTCGTAGATTGGTACTTCATGGTTTTAAAGAAATTGGTTTGACCTGCTTTGAACCCGGAGGAGCCTTCTATGCCTTCCCCTATGTGGGAGATACCGGATTAACTGCTGCTGAATTTGCTGAAAACCTGCTGCTGGAGGAAAAAGTAGCCGTGGTACCTGGCGATGTTTTTGGACCCGGCGGAGAAGGATGCATTCGCTGTTCCTATGCCTCATCCGTCGAGGACCTAACCGAGGCCATCAAAAGAATGGGCAGGTTTATCAAACACCGTGGCATGAAAAAGGTTAAAACGGTATATAGTTAA
- a CDS encoding Lrp/AsnC family transcriptional regulator: MLEILELLQSNSRLTAKEIAVLTGQEEDEVKGIIERLEADKTIIKYFTLINWEKAGLEKVSALIEVKMSPQRDVGFDSVAERIYRFPEVKSVHLMSGAYDLAVFLEGATMKEVALFVAQKLATIDNVLSTATHFVLKTYKQDGFIFEDRENDQRLVIQP; this comes from the coding sequence ATGTTAGAAATTTTAGAACTATTACAAAGCAACAGTCGCTTAACTGCCAAAGAAATAGCGGTGCTGACCGGACAGGAAGAAGATGAAGTAAAAGGGATTATAGAAAGATTGGAAGCAGATAAAACCATTATCAAATATTTTACCCTAATTAACTGGGAAAAGGCCGGGTTGGAAAAGGTATCTGCATTGATTGAAGTAAAAATGTCACCCCAGCGGGATGTTGGCTTTGATTCTGTAGCTGAACGTATTTACAGGTTCCCGGAAGTAAAAAGTGTTCACTTAATGTCCGGCGCCTATGATCTTGCAGTGTTTCTTGAAGGAGCAACCATGAAAGAAGTAGCCCTTTTTGTGGCACAAAAATTAGCTACCATTGACAATGTACTTAGTACCGCCACACACTTTGTATTAAAGACCTATAAACAGGACGGTTTTATCTTTGAAGATCGAGAAAATGATCAAAGGCTGGTGATCCAACCTTGA
- the ypeB gene encoding germination protein YpeB, translating into MIKRWGIPALLGLLILTAIGFWGYKEYQDRIVLENYLNNRYQMSFYNLINRVQNMEVLLGKTLAVSGDTDNTLIFSEIWLQAEGARENLTQLPLTSSMVGRTAKFLAQSGDFARVQANKITSGQILTEEEYSTLNSLYRQAAQLNKDLQGMEAKVADGRLTVSEIVQSARQDLAKGTPTGAAKNFQGIDQQMQGFPTLIYDGPFSDHLDRVTPVGLGNEDISADEARTIARRFIDIKDDESYRAQISGRTKEKIPGYLVELIPRNGEARRIVGNVSNKGGKMVWYMDSRDIGAPKLTTDQAREKALQFLEAKGYKNVTNIYHQLQDNRAIFNFIPQQQGVVIYPDQIKVSVALDNGQVIGFDARGYLMAHKKRDIPAPQISANEAKKKVNKRMEITETKLAIIPTDGGKERFSYEITGNIDGETYLVYVNAITGKTDKVLKLIEQENGILTM; encoded by the coding sequence ATGATTAAGAGATGGGGAATTCCGGCCCTCCTTGGGCTGCTAATTTTAACCGCCATTGGTTTCTGGGGGTACAAAGAATATCAAGACCGGATCGTGCTGGAAAACTACCTTAACAATCGTTACCAAATGTCCTTTTATAATTTAATTAATCGTGTACAGAACATGGAAGTTCTGTTAGGCAAAACCTTGGCAGTTTCAGGGGATACAGATAATACGTTAATTTTTTCTGAGATTTGGCTGCAGGCGGAGGGAGCCAGGGAGAATCTTACTCAATTACCCTTAACCTCCAGTATGGTGGGACGAACAGCAAAATTCTTGGCCCAATCCGGTGACTTTGCCCGGGTACAGGCAAATAAAATTACCAGTGGGCAAATTCTCACCGAAGAGGAGTATAGTACCCTAAACAGCCTTTACCGTCAGGCAGCCCAGCTAAACAAAGATCTGCAGGGTATGGAGGCTAAGGTGGCGGATGGTCGCTTAACTGTCTCAGAGATTGTCCAATCTGCGCGACAAGATCTAGCGAAAGGAACCCCTACTGGTGCGGCAAAAAATTTTCAAGGTATTGATCAGCAAATGCAGGGTTTTCCTACTTTGATTTATGATGGCCCCTTCTCAGACCACCTAGATAGAGTTACACCGGTTGGACTGGGGAACGAAGACATCAGTGCCGATGAAGCCCGCACCATAGCCAGAAGATTTATCGATATTAAGGACGATGAATCCTATAGGGCCCAAATCTCTGGCAGGACCAAAGAAAAAATACCAGGCTATTTAGTGGAATTAATTCCTCGAAATGGTGAAGCCAGGCGTATTGTAGGAAACGTCAGCAATAAGGGCGGCAAAATGGTTTGGTACATGGACAGCAGAGACATAGGCGCTCCAAAACTTACCACGGACCAGGCCAGGGAAAAGGCCTTGCAATTCCTGGAGGCAAAGGGATACAAGAATGTCACCAATATTTATCACCAACTCCAGGACAATCGAGCAATTTTTAATTTTATCCCGCAGCAACAGGGTGTTGTCATTTACCCAGATCAAATTAAGGTCAGTGTGGCCCTGGATAACGGTCAGGTCATTGGTTTTGATGCCAGAGGTTATCTGATGGCCCACAAGAAAAGAGATATCCCGGCACCTCAAATCAGTGCTAATGAAGCCAAGAAAAAGGTTAATAAAAGGATGGAAATAACCGAAACCAAGCTGGCAATTATTCCAACTGACGGTGGCAAAGAAAGGTTTTCCTATGAAATTACCGGTAATATTGACGGAGAAACTTATCTTGTTTATGTCAATGCCATTACGGGTAAGACCGACAAAGTGCTAAAATTAATTGAACAAGAGAACGGAATTTTGACAATGTAA
- the sleB gene encoding spore cortex-lytic enzyme yields MQLGNKKKYLIWFITAIFLCSVAGYAFAQNDTLYWGSSGTKVRAVQQRLKDWGYYDGPVDGYFSGKTASAVRKFQAYHGLATDGIVGPKTFSAMGLYTPPRKTTYTAKTTTTGVYVGNDHNINLLARVIMGEAADEPYVGKVAVGAVLLNRTRSSSFPQTLSGVVYQPMAFESVSNGQYNRALSPEAVKAARDALAGYDPTGGAIFFWNPYKPVSKWIWSRSIVTQIGNHVFAK; encoded by the coding sequence ATGCAATTGGGCAATAAGAAAAAATACTTGATCTGGTTTATTACGGCAATATTTCTATGTAGTGTTGCGGGATATGCCTTCGCTCAAAATGATACTTTGTACTGGGGAAGCAGTGGCACCAAAGTAAGAGCGGTACAACAAAGACTTAAGGATTGGGGTTACTACGATGGACCCGTTGATGGTTATTTCAGTGGCAAGACAGCGTCTGCTGTAAGAAAATTTCAAGCCTATCATGGACTAGCAACAGACGGTATAGTGGGCCCTAAAACATTCAGTGCCATGGGTTTGTATACCCCGCCCCGTAAAACAACCTATACGGCTAAAACAACTACAACTGGTGTTTATGTGGGGAACGATCATAACATTAACCTATTAGCCAGGGTAATCATGGGCGAAGCCGCAGATGAGCCCTATGTTGGTAAAGTGGCGGTGGGTGCAGTATTACTCAATCGTACAAGAAGTAGCAGCTTTCCCCAAACCCTTTCAGGTGTGGTATATCAACCCATGGCCTTTGAATCTGTATCAAATGGCCAATATAACAGAGCATTAAGCCCGGAAGCCGTCAAGGCTGCTCGAGATGCCTTAGCAGGCTATGACCCCACCGGAGGTGCTATTTTCTTTTGGAATCCTTACAAGCCCGTAAGTAAATGGATTTGGTCCCGTTCAATCGTAACTCAAATTGGCAATCATGTTTTTGCAAAATAG
- a CDS encoding cobyrinate a,c-diamide synthase: MSNTYKIPRLLVGAPQGRSGKTTITVGLIAALIGQGLHVQPFKKGPDFIDPSWLTKVAGHTCRNLDSYLMERQSIRQNFIRHAQAADIAIVEGAMGLFDGVDIQGSGSAAEIAKILQAPVLLVINCTRMTRSVAAMVNGYANFDPNVKIGGVILNQVARSRHEKMLRSSIAEYCDVPVLGAMPKGTQFTIPDRHLGLIPAGENDALMESVKKIGEAAAQYLDIEGILKMAQEWPGIVEEQVIQKPIEIEWIKQDTSNQRSNIPVIGVIRDRSFSFYYPENLEALVEAGAQLVEVSAISDPELPVIDGLYIGGGFPEVLARELEENHSFRQHLKQLIEQGLPVYAECGGLMYLGRRIHWEGQSFKMVGALPLEVEMIKKPQGHGYMHLEALPGTPYFATGKIVKGHEFHNSRVTDLDTSGCDFAFKVLRGHGINGQYDGIHYKNVLALYNHIHAVAETDWAHHFVKMAENWRRERK; this comes from the coding sequence TTGTCCAATACATATAAGATTCCCCGTCTACTGGTTGGGGCACCCCAGGGACGTTCCGGCAAGACGACCATAACCGTTGGATTAATTGCTGCATTAATCGGCCAAGGTTTGCATGTACAGCCATTTAAAAAAGGACCTGATTTTATTGATCCCAGTTGGTTAACAAAGGTAGCCGGCCATACCTGTCGTAATTTAGACAGCTATTTGATGGAAAGGCAATCCATTCGACAAAACTTTATTCGACATGCCCAGGCTGCGGATATTGCCATTGTTGAAGGGGCCATGGGTTTGTTTGATGGGGTCGATATTCAGGGAAGCGGTAGTGCTGCAGAAATTGCCAAGATTTTGCAGGCACCGGTGTTGTTGGTGATAAATTGCACCAGAATGACCCGTAGTGTAGCGGCCATGGTTAATGGATATGCTAATTTTGACCCCAATGTAAAGATTGGTGGAGTTATTCTAAACCAAGTGGCTAGAAGTCGCCATGAAAAAATGCTGCGGTCCTCCATAGCAGAATACTGTGACGTACCGGTACTGGGTGCTATGCCTAAGGGTACACAGTTTACCATTCCAGACCGTCACTTGGGATTGATTCCTGCGGGTGAAAATGATGCCCTCATGGAGTCAGTAAAAAAAATCGGAGAGGCCGCTGCACAGTACCTGGATATAGAAGGGATTCTTAAAATGGCCCAGGAGTGGCCGGGAATTGTAGAGGAACAGGTTATTCAGAAACCTATTGAAATAGAATGGATTAAACAGGATACTTCCAATCAAAGATCTAATATTCCGGTCATAGGGGTGATCCGGGATCGTTCCTTTTCCTTTTATTATCCTGAGAATTTAGAAGCACTGGTGGAGGCTGGTGCCCAACTGGTAGAAGTCAGTGCAATATCAGATCCCGAACTGCCAGTCATTGACGGGCTGTACATCGGAGGCGGCTTCCCGGAGGTTTTGGCCCGGGAGTTAGAAGAGAACCATTCTTTCCGGCAGCACCTGAAGCAGCTGATTGAGCAGGGCTTACCCGTCTATGCTGAGTGCGGGGGACTCATGTATTTGGGACGCCGTATCCACTGGGAAGGACAATCCTTTAAAATGGTAGGAGCGCTGCCTCTGGAGGTGGAAATGATCAAGAAGCCCCAGGGGCATGGTTACATGCATCTGGAAGCACTGCCAGGTACCCCCTATTTTGCCACCGGTAAAATTGTGAAGGGACACGAATTTCACAACTCCAGAGTGACTGACTTGGATACAAGTGGTTGTGACTTTGCCTTTAAGGTTCTGAGAGGACACGGTATAAACGGCCAATACGACGGGATTCACTATAAAAATGTCTTGGCCTTGTATAATCACATTCATGCTGTGGCAGAAACAGATTGGGCCCACCATTTCGTAAAGATGGCCGAAAATTGGCGCAGGGAGAGAAAATAG
- a CDS encoding TusE/DsrC/DsvC family sulfur relay protein, with the protein MAFIEINGQQFEVDEDGFLLNPDTWIEDVAKYFCKEEGIDELTEDHWKVIKYLRDYFFQFGIAPMVRKLCKDTGYSLKGIYELFPTGPAKGACKLAGLPKPTGCV; encoded by the coding sequence ATGGCATTTATTGAAATTAATGGCCAGCAATTTGAAGTCGATGAGGATGGTTTCTTATTAAACCCCGATACCTGGATTGAAGATGTAGCTAAGTACTTCTGCAAAGAAGAAGGTATCGACGAGCTGACCGAAGACCACTGGAAAGTAATCAAGTACCTGCGTGACTACTTCTTCCAGTTCGGCATTGCTCCCATGGTTCGTAAGCTGTGCAAAGACACTGGCTACAGCCTGAAAGGTATTTACGAACTGTTCCCCACTGGCCCTGCAAAGGGTGCTTGCAAACTGGCTGGTCTGCCCAAGCCCACTGGTTGCGTTTAA
- a CDS encoding (Fe-S)-binding protein codes for MPLTETGLKQPVRASAADMLKIDINPVPDDQKVEAAIKHLQELGEKFRSLMITFEACTKCGACAENCHTYLGTRDPNNIPTNRADLLRKVYKRYFTPEGKFFPKLIGAKDLELEDLEKMFSYFYQCNECRRCSLACPFGLDTCEITMAGRQLLHWLGMVPKLQAGVGFAMKKTGNHTGLPKPGLLDTNEFLEEEMLEETGVEIKIPTDKPNSDILYIPSSADFLLNPNTMMGAAKFFHYLGANWTMSSEIAEAGNFGLLFDQRHTMRANCMRIIDEALKLGCKKIVWGECGHGWRTGKMYLPGMLDRPGRIPIVHLHDEVRYYIEKGALTLHKDANTRPVTLHDPCNFGRACNLCDTLRVVMNASVSNFVEMYPNRERNFCCGGGSAVLFDDPEMYDLRIKFSAKKAEQVRETGVGKNGDGILCAPCSICKAQLYPMVEEHELGVEVKGLIDLVGLALYPPINK; via the coding sequence ATGCCATTAACTGAAACGGGTCTAAAGCAGCCTGTCAGAGCCAGTGCTGCGGACATGCTAAAAATCGATATCAATCCTGTGCCTGATGATCAAAAGGTTGAGGCAGCCATCAAGCACTTGCAGGAACTGGGCGAAAAGTTTCGTTCTCTAATGATTACCTTTGAAGCCTGTACTAAGTGTGGTGCCTGTGCTGAAAACTGCCACACCTATCTTGGCACAAGGGATCCTAATAATATTCCTACTAACCGTGCAGATTTACTGCGTAAGGTGTATAAGCGGTATTTTACTCCGGAAGGCAAGTTCTTCCCGAAACTTATTGGTGCCAAAGATTTGGAACTGGAAGATTTAGAGAAAATGTTCTCCTATTTCTACCAGTGCAATGAGTGCCGTCGTTGCTCCTTGGCTTGTCCCTTTGGCTTAGACACCTGTGAAATCACCATGGCTGGACGTCAGTTGTTGCATTGGTTGGGTATGGTGCCCAAGCTTCAGGCTGGTGTAGGTTTTGCCATGAAGAAAACCGGTAACCACACTGGTTTACCCAAACCGGGTCTGCTCGATACCAATGAGTTCCTGGAAGAAGAAATGCTAGAGGAAACTGGCGTGGAAATTAAAATTCCCACTGATAAACCCAATTCCGATATTCTTTACATTCCGTCTTCCGCGGACTTCCTGCTCAACCCCAATACCATGATGGGGGCAGCTAAATTTTTCCACTACCTAGGTGCCAACTGGACCATGAGTAGTGAGATTGCCGAAGCGGGTAACTTTGGCTTGCTGTTTGACCAGCGACACACCATGCGTGCCAACTGCATGCGTATTATCGATGAAGCCCTTAAGTTAGGCTGTAAGAAGATTGTTTGGGGCGAGTGTGGTCACGGCTGGCGTACCGGTAAGATGTACCTGCCGGGTATGTTAGATCGTCCTGGTCGTATTCCCATTGTACACTTGCACGATGAGGTACGGTATTACATTGAGAAGGGTGCCCTAACTCTACACAAAGATGCCAATACCAGACCAGTTACCCTGCATGACCCCTGCAACTTTGGTCGAGCTTGCAACCTGTGTGATACGTTGCGTGTTGTTATGAATGCTTCAGTAAGCAACTTTGTGGAAATGTACCCCAACCGCGAGCGCAACTTCTGCTGTGGTGGTGGTTCCGCAGTCCTGTTTGATGATCCGGAAATGTACGATCTGCGTATCAAGTTCTCTGCTAAGAAGGCTGAGCAGGTTCGTGAAACAGGTGTTGGCAAGAACGGCGATGGAATTCTCTGTGCACCCTGTTCCATTTGTAAGGCACAGTTATATCCCATGGTTGAGGAGCATGAACTTGGCGTAGAAGTTAAGGGTCTTATTGACTTGGTTGGCTTAGCATTGTATCCACCCATTAACAAGTAA
- a CDS encoding respiratory nitrate reductase subunit gamma, whose product MTYFTLQILPYISVLVLTIGLLYRMGRWASGRIVHNITLTPAPTTQTGAMLDIALEAVFFRSLYKSDKPVWTGAWIMHVALFSILGGHVMGIGLLGLQFYYIGMTSAHTSEYLSNLLGTSFGVVIVLALLYLLYRRMTVQAVKEISAPSDYLHLLLLIAIVTAGNLMRFVPEWGIHYEPVRDYVANLLTFTPVTADMEVMHKPLFVIHLLLVQILMIILPFSKLLHIPGMFAHRWIINRPYVEPAPGLPGVAVGGSGHAVSGGQSATGGVQ is encoded by the coding sequence GTGACCTATTTTACCTTACAGATTCTTCCTTATATTTCAGTGCTTGTTTTAACAATTGGTCTTCTTTACAGAATGGGCAGGTGGGCCAGTGGGCGCATTGTCCATAACATTACCTTGACCCCGGCACCCACCACCCAAACCGGTGCTATGCTGGACATTGCTCTAGAAGCGGTTTTCTTCCGTAGCCTGTACAAATCTGACAAGCCTGTTTGGACTGGTGCGTGGATTATGCACGTAGCATTGTTTTCCATTCTTGGTGGGCACGTCATGGGTATTGGCCTATTGGGTCTGCAATTTTACTACATTGGCATGACTTCTGCACACACCAGTGAGTATTTGTCCAATCTGCTGGGAACATCCTTTGGTGTGGTAATCGTACTTGCTTTATTGTACTTGCTGTACCGTAGAATGACTGTGCAAGCGGTAAAAGAAATCTCTGCCCCCAGTGACTATCTTCACTTGTTATTATTAATTGCCATTGTAACTGCTGGTAACTTAATGCGCTTTGTGCCAGAATGGGGTATTCATTATGAGCCTGTTCGTGACTATGTAGCAAATCTGCTTACTTTTACACCGGTTACTGCTGACATGGAAGTAATGCACAAGCCTTTATTTGTCATACACTTACTGCTGGTTCAAATTCTGATGATAATCCTGCCCTTTAGCAAGCTCCTGCACATTCCGGGTATGTTTGCACACCGCTGGATTATTAACCGTCCCTATGTTGAGCCCGCACCGGGTCTGCCCGGCGTTGCAGTAGGTGGCTCCGGCCATGCCGTCTCTGGCGGCCAATCCGCTACAGGGGGGGTGCAGTAA
- a CDS encoding 4Fe-4S dicluster domain-containing protein — MYVVSIDADKCEGCGECIDACPAGILGMVDGKAEVTGAETDCMGCETCVVTCPNEACTLQEL; from the coding sequence ATGTATGTAGTTTCAATTGATGCCGACAAGTGTGAAGGCTGTGGTGAATGCATTGATGCTTGTCCCGCAGGCATCTTGGGCATGGTTGATGGTAAGGCAGAAGTAACTGGGGCTGAAACCGACTGCATGGGTTGTGAAACCTGTGTGGTAACTTGTCCGAACGAAGCTTGTACTCTGCAGGAGCTTTAA
- a CDS encoding YlbF family regulator gives MSVYEMALELGKNLSTTEEYQRVLDTQRAVAMDQEARSLVKEFQQLQQSYQRMQMMGHQLTKENMATLEEMEKKATAHPLVEEYLAAQSQFYEVVNEVNVKIQEGLKGPEKDVPQAQGGCSCSSNDSGVCGGSCSGC, from the coding sequence ATGTCAGTTTATGAAATGGCACTTGAATTGGGAAAAAACTTATCCACCACCGAAGAGTATCAAAGGGTATTAGATACACAAAGGGCTGTGGCAATGGACCAGGAAGCTCGCTCCCTGGTTAAGGAATTTCAACAGTTACAACAATCCTACCAACGGATGCAAATGATGGGGCACCAACTTACCAAGGAAAACATGGCAACCTTGGAAGAAATGGAGAAAAAAGCCACCGCGCACCCTTTAGTAGAAGAGTATCTTGCAGCCCAGTCCCAATTCTATGAAGTGGTAAATGAAGTTAACGTAAAAATTCAAGAAGGTCTGAAAGGTCCTGAAAAGGATGTACCCCAAGCCCAAGGAGGATGCAGTTGCTCTTCCAATGACAGCGGTGTTTGCGGCGGTTCCTGCTCCGGTTGCTAA
- a CDS encoding thiamine diphosphokinase, which produces MTQNRTLIFSGGNLGSWALKKIAPGDFLLGVDRGAYFLIENGISPDMAIGDFDSVTHSQLARIKEESKEYLSCDPVQKDETDTEMAFNWALQRKPGEIILLGVLGDRFDHSLANIHLLAKALQEGVPCCIVDEKNEIFLIKDQAIIKKDQFTQISLLPLTQQVTGITLTGFQYPLYNATLVVGHSLGISNVLSGETGKIELASGLLLIIKSKD; this is translated from the coding sequence ATGACACAAAACAGAACGTTAATATTTTCCGGGGGTAACCTGGGGTCCTGGGCTTTAAAGAAAATAGCGCCGGGAGATTTTCTTTTAGGTGTTGATCGGGGGGCCTATTTTCTCATCGAGAACGGTATATCCCCGGATATGGCCATAGGGGATTTTGATTCGGTAACCCACAGCCAATTGGCTAGGATAAAGGAAGAAAGCAAAGAATATTTATCCTGTGATCCGGTTCAGAAGGATGAGACCGATACGGAAATGGCCTTTAACTGGGCGTTACAACGCAAACCTGGGGAAATTATCCTGCTGGGTGTTTTGGGAGACCGCTTTGACCACAGTCTGGCCAATATTCACTTATTGGCCAAGGCCTTACAGGAAGGGGTCCCTTGCTGCATTGTTGATGAGAAAAATGAGATTTTTCTCATCAAGGATCAGGCAATAATAAAGAAGGATCAATTCACACAGATATCTTTGCTCCCCCTGACCCAGCAAGTTACAGGCATTACCCTCACAGGGTTTCAATATCCCCTGTATAATGCGACACTGGTGGTTGGACATTCCCTGGGAATCAGCAATGTACTGTCGGGGGAGACGGGTAAAATTGAGCTGGCCAGCGGCCTGTTGCTCATTATCAAAAGCAAAGACTGA
- a CDS encoding ABC transporter ATP-binding protein: protein MLDHGLFVKAVSKSFHQNNQPVVMALDRVSLAVAAGEFVSILGPSGCGKSTLLDMVAGLSNPDEGDILLGKQSIVGKRGYVSYMPQSDLLFPWRTVLDNVIIPLQLQRIGIAEARKEALDLLPVFGLEKFAHSYPDMLSGGMRQRAALLRTYLCKRDLLLLDEPFGKLDALTKIQMQQWLLDIWEQFKPSVLFVTHDIDEAILLSDRIYLLSPRPGRLQAEIMVQLPRPRNPRITTNSAFARIKEKVYRYLENGLFNWEENRLHDTKQNVNIFRG, encoded by the coding sequence ATGCTGGACCACGGGCTTTTTGTTAAGGCCGTCAGTAAAAGTTTTCATCAAAATAATCAGCCGGTTGTCATGGCCTTGGACCGTGTTTCTCTGGCGGTGGCGGCTGGAGAATTTGTCAGCATCCTTGGCCCGAGTGGTTGCGGAAAAAGTACCTTGTTGGATATGGTGGCAGGCTTGTCTAACCCCGATGAGGGAGATATATTGTTGGGAAAGCAGTCCATTGTTGGGAAACGGGGTTATGTCAGCTATATGCCCCAGAGTGATTTGCTGTTTCCCTGGAGAACGGTCCTTGATAACGTGATAATTCCCTTACAATTACAAAGGATCGGTATCGCAGAGGCTCGCAAAGAAGCCTTGGACTTACTACCGGTTTTTGGCTTAGAGAAGTTCGCCCACAGTTACCCGGATATGCTTTCGGGCGGTATGAGGCAGCGGGCGGCTTTATTAAGGACGTATCTATGCAAAAGGGACCTGCTGCTGCTGGACGAGCCCTTTGGTAAATTAGATGCCCTAACAAAAATTCAAATGCAGCAATGGCTTTTGGATATTTGGGAGCAATTTAAGCCTTCAGTGTTGTTTGTTACCCATGATATAGATGAAGCCATTCTTCTTTCGGACCGCATTTACCTACTTTCACCTAGGCCGGGCAGGTTACAGGCAGAAATAATGGTGCAGTTACCCAGACCCCGTAATCCGCGCATAACAACAAACAGTGCCTTTGCTCGAATAAAAGAAAAGGTCTACCGATATTTGGAGAATGGGCTTTTCAACTGGGAGGAGAACCGTCTTCATGACACAAAACAGAACGTTAATATTTTCCGGGGGTAA